DNA from Quercus lobata isolate SW786 chromosome 1, ValleyOak3.0 Primary Assembly, whole genome shotgun sequence:
TTGATGCAGGTTCCTTAATCGTGCCGCACTTAAAACAGATGGAGATGTTGGATCGGATGGTTTAATTGCAAAACCTTGGAAAATATGCACAGTACAACAAGTAGAAGATGTCAAAACCCTTTTTAGGATTTTCCCATTATGGTCATCAAGTATTTTTTTAGGTACCCCAATAGGAGTTCAACTCAGCTTGACAGTAATCCAAGCTTTAACCATGGACCGACACCTTGGGCCTCATTTCCAAATTCCTGCTGGATCTATCCTAGTCATAAGCCTAATCTCCTCAGCCATTTTTCTTACAATCGTTGATCGATTGTTATCTCCAATGTGGAAAAAGCTGACTCATAGGTCTCCTACGCCCCTCCAACAGATAGGACTAGGTCATGTGCTAAACATTCTAAGTATGGCTACTTCGGCACTAGTGGAATCGAAGCGGCTCAAAATAGCCCGAGCCCACCATCTCCAAGGCCAGCCTGGGGCCATAGTGCCCATGTTGGCCTTGTGGCTAATTCCACAACTAGTTTTGGTtggcattggagaagcatttcATTTCCCAGGACAAGTTGCATTATATTATCAAGAATTTCCTACTTCACTTAAAAGTACATCAACTGCGATGATTGCTTTGATTATAgggatttctttttatatgagcACGGTTTTGATTGATCTTGTCCAAAGGATCACTGGATGGTTaccaaataatataaataatggGAGGCTAGATAATATGTATTGGTTGTTAGTTGTGGGGGGAGTGGTCAACTTTGGTTATTTCTTGGTGTGTGCTTGCTTATACAAGTATCAAAATGTtgaagagggagaagagagcAATTCTGTCACTAATAATTGATTCTCAGAGTGAGCAATGATAAAGGCTCACATGTATTTCTATAATAATAGACCTTGGATATAGAAAAAACCATTGTTGACATGGACTATTTTGATTGATGCATAATAAAGATGAGATCACTGGTAAACCAATATAAAAAGTGATGTTATTTCAATTATAAGAGATTGtgtcaacaattgtgaaaaatgttatatttttattattattctcatTTTATGACAGCTGTATgtccatttttattataataaaggAGACTGTATtgatgtttgtatttttttttttttacggaaaaaattatgtgactaaataaatgaaaaaaagtaataagaaaacaaaacccCTAAGTATTGTCCAAATCATCCCATtatctaaacaaaataattcttgATTGAACGGAGGAATCTAAACCAGCACTATTCATCTACTTACCttacccctcccaaaaaaaaaaaaaaaagcacatttAAAAGCTTATTTTATATTATGGGACAATGTAAAAGCTTGTGCTATATAAGATGGTTACTAAGAGAAGGTCCAATGAATTTAATCAACGTCAATTGGAtccactttctcaaaaaaaaaaaaaaaaaagggtcaattGGATCCAGTTGACTTATCTGATGTTTGCACCTTAAACGTCAAAGTAACTTTACTAACCGTTCAATTGCCATCGATGAATGGATACGTTACAATCAATAATACTTTGACtgcttctccaaaaaaaaaaaaaattaaataaataaaatagtaccTTGAGTCCTTGACAGAAAGCTGCAAAGTCAAAAATAGCAACTCTCTGTCTCGCCGTTTTTGGATTTGGTGACTATGCCCATATTAAATTATCATTCTCCCCCTTCATAGTTTTCCAacatatttatatttaacaATACCGGGTCCACAATTTTCCTAGACTGGTACTTTAGATTGCAAGATACTGATAATCAATTTTCCTAGTTTTAGAAAACCACAGTAAAGGCATTGCATGGTTTctaaaaattatctcattttattatctcaaaagttactttatttattagaTAAGACTTAGGTATTGTTCTTTAGGTTCTCCTCTTAAGATTTTgtcttatgatttttttttttcatggaatgAAAGTGTactttttagttaaatagccacataattgaattttaagaggTGAACTTAAATAACAACACTcaaggtactgtacctaagttttgtccttatcTATTATAGCATACCACTTTACAACACACTTAACATCTCAAATTCTATTCTTTTAtcactttaattaaatattattttttaatctttctttattatttgtttctaaCCGTCATTTTTAAATAATCATCTTATTATAAcggtcatatttttttaaactaggCTTTTCttaatggagttttttttttttttttccttcgagaatggttatatttttggaaatctGTTTTTTTCATGACaatcattttttggatttttttttttccattttcgaTCAAATAAGTTCTATGAAGGGTGACAATGGAAACTCATTTTTGCTCCAACTGAATTAAACTATCAATTTGTCAAAATCCATTTACGCAAAACATAAACTATCAActtgtcaaaatttatttacGCAAAACATAAACTATCTTTGAAGAGTGACaatacaaactcattttttgcTCCAATTGAATTAAACTATTGTTGAGGATAAATTTTCACACCACATGGCTTTATTTTATTGGCAACCTGCACCACGTCAACATTATCATGGATTTTAGGAAAAtcttttttaaaactcaaaaagagcctatatttacacaaaaatgcGTCAAAACCCATGGTTCAAGCTCATAGCACATAATCccatttttggctcatgatccaagctcatgagtctcatgggggaattttgggagttgtggtttggagggtcaagaagtatgttcagtaaaTAGATGATGCATCTATTGTTGACATGGACTATTTTGATTGATGCATAATAAATGTGAGATCACTGGTGAACTAATATAAAAAGTGATGTTATTTCAATTATAATAGATTGtgtcaacaattgtgaaaaatgttatatttttattattattctcatTTTATGACAACTGTATgtccatttttattataataaaggAGACTGTATTgatgtttgcatttttttttttttttgggaaaaaattatgcgactaaataaatgataaaaagtaataagaaaacaaaacccCTAAGTAATGTCCAAATCATCCTATtatctaaacaaaataattcttaaTTGAACGGAGGAATCTAAACCAGCACTATTCATCTACTTACCTTACCCCtcccccctcaaaaaaaaaaaaaaaaaaaaagcacatttaaaagcttattttattttatgggatAATGCAAAAGTTTGTGCTATATACAGTGGCGGCGCCACA
Protein-coding regions in this window:
- the LOC115988817 gene encoding protein NRT1/ PTR FAMILY 2.3-like codes for the protein MGGREAQICSSGSKRGGWITFPFIIGATAGFTLGGAGWISNLIVYLIQVFNVKSINAAQIYNISNGCTNLFPVIGAIVADSFFGTFSVAAVSACISLLGIILLTLTSALDSLRPQPCDNGSSLCTPPSKLQYAILYTSLALACIGSGGTRFTVATMGANQFNKPKDQGIFFNWFFFTFYIGSVVSGTAIVYIQGNVSWKWGFGLCAIANFIGLAFLLSGNRFYFHDKPQGSPFTGIVRVIVATIQKWKLQHSSKIEDYYYGHDGITEIAATATPKKSFRFLNRAALKTDGDVGSDGLIAKPWKICTVQQVEDVKTLFRIFPLWSSSIFLGTPIGVQLSLTVIQALTMDRHLGPHFQIPAGSILVISLISSAIFLTIVDRLLSPMWKKLTHRSPTPLQQIGLGHVLNILSMATSALVESKRLKIARAHHLQGQPGAIVPMLALWLIPQLVLVGIGEAFHFPGQVALYYQEFPTSLKSTSTAMIALIIGISFYMSTVLIDLVQRITGWLPNNINNGRLDNMYWLLVVGGVVNFGYFLVCACLYKYQNVEEGEESNSVTNN